Proteins encoded by one window of Manihot esculenta cultivar AM560-2 chromosome 10, M.esculenta_v8, whole genome shotgun sequence:
- the LOC110624181 gene encoding uncharacterized protein LOC110624181, translated as MVTSWILNSISKELVDGFIYTTSARDLWLEICERFGECNGPMIYELHRKISLMSQENAPVAVYFTKLKRLWDELGCMETLPTCTCGASRAIAKITNRNRLMQFLMGLNEPFGSIRNQVLGMDPLPTVNKAYSMVVKFESQREILGAMTDNSESLVLLNKTYTQSQARPRKPDNKKGHCTFCNMNGHTREGCFRLIGYPDWFKSKNKSGTQGVKGYGNTRIMAAIEQSKPEEDSPLDYTDTSSKINELTSMLTSLKQEVSQLVKGKGSLALGTCLEPESHFMDFAGNPNLHKTCYAQLDTDDSWILDTGATNHMCSNSSLFITLQTLHKHISVCFLDGNTTQVTQSGRLNLFEKLLLNDILYIPHFQYNLVSISQLMNSHGYCIVICHHYCIIQDPLNKKVVAIGKKQRGLFRLNKMSFCQTEIRHCLIQIMNLDANLHNLVNAMIPISDSNKTISMQCERIYNCTVNMNDIHDRLGHAFVNKLKHLKGINISDNAMTCCPICPLAKQARLPFPRSHTLASRPFELIHIDIWGPYKITSITGSSPLSMITVGPYGPL; from the coding sequence ATGGTCACATCTTGGATCCTTAACTCCATCTCCAAGGAACTGGTGGATGGTTTTATATACACTACTTCAGCCAGAGATCTCTGGTTAGAAATATGTGAAAGGTTTGGAGAATGCAATGGCCCTATGATATATGAATTACACAGAAAAATTTCTCTTATGTCTCAAGAGAATGCCCCTGTTGCTGTCTACTTTACTAAGCTAAAGAGACTTTGGGATGAGTTAGGCTGTATGGAGACCCTCCCTACCTGTACATGTGGAGCCTCTAGGGCTATAGCAAAAATAACCAACAGAAACAGACTCATGCAGTTTCTGATGGGACTGAACGAGCCTTTTGGGTCTATAAGGAATCAAGTATTGGGAATGGATCCCTTACCGACAGTGAATAAGGCATACTCAATGGTGGTGAAATTTGAATCTCAGAGGGAGATTTTGGGAGCCATGACTGACAACTCTGAATCCCTTGTGTTATTGAACAAAACCTACACTCAAAGTCAGGCCAGACCAAGAAAGCCTGACAACAAGAAGGGACATTGTACCTTCTGTAATATGAATGGGCACACTCGGGAGGGGTGTTTTAGACTGATTGGGTACCCTGATTGGTTTAAGTCAAAGAACAAAAGTGGCACACAAGGTGTAAAAGGATATGGAAACACAAGAATTATGGCTGCTATAGAACAAAGTAAGCCTGAAGAGGACAGTCCTCTTGATTACACTGATACATCAAGTAAGATAAATGAATTGACATCCATGCTGACCTCCCTAAAGCAAGAAGTTTCTCAACTTGTCAAAGGGAAAGGGAGCCTAGCTCTAGGGACATGCCTTGAACCTGAGTCACATTTCATGGACTTTGCAGGTAATCCTAACCTTCATAAAACCTGTTATGCACAATTGGACACTGATGATAGTTGGATCTTAGACACTGGAGCCACCAATCACATGTGCTCAAACAGCAGTTTGTTCATCACTTTACAAACACTACACAAGCACATATCTGTTTGCTTTCTAGATGGGAACACAACACAGGTCACCCAATCTGGAAGGCTAAACCTCTTTGAAAAATTACTTCTGAATGATATTCTATATATTCCTCACTTTCAATACAATCTGGTATCCATTAGTCAATTGATGAATAGTCATGGATATTGTATTGTAATATGCCATCATTACTGCATCATACAGGACCCTCTGAATAAGAAGGTGGTGGCCATAGGAAAGAAACAAAGAGGTCTGTTCAGACTGAATAAGATGAGTTTCTGTCAAACTGAGATTAGACATTGCCTAATTCAGATCATGAATTTAGATGCTAATCTTCACAACCTTGTAAATGCTATGATTCCTATATCTGATTCAAATAAAACCATCTCTATGCAGTGTGAAAGGATATACAATTGTACTGTGAACATGAATGACATACATGATAGACTAGGGCATGCATTTGTTAACAAACTCAAACATCTCAAAGGCATAAACATCAGTGATAATGCTATGACTTGCTGCCCCATCTGCCCTCTTGCTAAGCAAGCTAGATTACCCTTCCCTAGAAGTCATACTCTAGCTTCAAGACCTTTTGAATTGATCCATATTGATATATGGGGCCCTTATAAGATCACCTCAATCACTGGTTCCTCACCATTGTCGATGATTACAGTAGGGCCGTATGGACCTTTATGA